TGCACGAGCTGCGTTTCCGAGGCGCGGTACTGCAGCATCGCCAGCAGCGCGTTGAAGGCGAACATCAGTGCTATGCCGAAGAGAATCATCGTTTCGGACGTGGCCCCGCGCGCGACGCTGAAGAAGAAGACGAGCAGAGCGGCCCCGAAGGCGAAGACGAACGCGTTCGCGGAGACGAGAAACGGTCCCGTACCCGGGATCAGCGAAAGTCCCGTCACGATCGCGATGGAGGCGCCCACACCGGCAGCGGACGACACGCCCAGCGTGAAGGGATCTGCCAGTGGATTGTCGAGGATCGTCTGCATCTGCGCGCCGGCGAGGCCCAGCATCGCGCCCAGCAGACACGCCTGCAGGGCAACCGGCAGGCGGATGTCCCACACGATCACGCCGAGGCGAATGTCGACCTCGCTGGGGTTCGCCAAAGCGCGCAGCACGTCGCGCAAGGCGATATCCCCTGGCCCGGTGCCGAGATCGACGAGAACGAGGAGGACGGCAACGGCCGCAGCACCGAAGAGAATGCGGCCCTTGCGGCGTTCGGCGGCGGCGATGCGCGTTTCGGCGAGAAGTGGCTGTGCGGCCAAGCTCATGCGAGCTGCGCCCAGAACACACCCGACAGCGGAATCGGTGAGAAGCGCGCGTGATATTCCTGCCAGACCGCGTCTGGATCGAGCCCCGCAAACTGTTCGGGATAGAGCCACTTCGCGAAGACCTGCATGGCCACCAGATGTGCCGGGCTCGTGTAGAACTGGTGGTAGATCGAATAGAAGCGCTTCGATCTGACCGCGCGCAGGGCCGACCAGCCCGGCCGTTCCGCAAGCGCTTTCAAGGCCGCCTGCACCTGTGCTTGCGTGGTTTCGTAGCCGAACGGCACGCCGCTTGAGCCCGGGGTGCTCTCGCTCCAGTCGGCACCCGTGCCAATGATCGCTTCCGGATCGAGCGTGAGGATCGCTTCGGGACTTGCCGTGCCGCCGATGCCGGGGAATCGGGCTGCCCCCCAGTTGATGCCGCCTGCATCCTGCAGCGTTACGCCCAGATTGGCGTTGCCGAACGTCATGCAGCAATTGTTTGGGTCGAAGCCGGCAGCGCGCTCCATGAACACGGTCGTGCGCTTGTTGGCCGGAATGTTCCAGACCGCCGACGAAACGCGCCTTGTCTCGCGCAGGTAGAAGCGGTTGAACGCCGCCGCTTCGCCATCGAGCCCCAGCAGCGCTCCCATGATTTCGATGCTCGGCTGCGTGTTCTGGGCAAGCGCTTCGCGAAGATCGACGACTGCCGCCGGAATGCCCGCGCGCTGAAGCTTGTCGAAAGTGCCGGCCTGGACCTGGCGCTGATAGGCGGACAGCGGAAACAGGACGAGATCCGGATTCACGGCGATCGCGCGTTCGACGCTGAAGTCGGAGTTCACGGCCGAGCCGAAGCGGGGCACCTTGTCGCCCGACGGATGCTTGGTGCGGTACTGGCGATAGGTGCCGGGGTCGAACAGGGCCATATCGTCGCCCCAGCCGACCAGGCGTTCGAAAGGCTTCGCGGGCTGAAGCACCGAAAAACCGTACATCAACCGACCTTCGCCGAGGATGATTCGGCGCGCGGGCGCTTTCAGACTGACTGTGCGTCCGGCGATATCCACGACTTCGACGCCCGTGGACGCGATCGCCGGTGCCGCCAAAAGCGCTGTGCCTGCTGCTGCCCCACCCAAAAAGCGCCGACGGCCGAAAGAAGCCACCATTTGCGTACGTGCCATTTTAATCGCCCCCACCAAATCGATAATGATAATCATTCTCATATAATAATGAGAATGAGAGTCAATATCAAAATTTCAGTGCGTCTGTTTCGATCAGGGTTCTCGATCTGGGTCGCGGCAAGAATTGATATATCGACTGCGGCTTTCCCAATGCATCGCAATGCTGCGAAGGCCGCTCTAAAGATCTCTGCGATAGACGATAAAGCCGTAATGCTTGGCCACGCGGTCGTAGAGCCGACGTGCCGTCGCGTTGCCGGCTTGCGTCTGCCAATAGACGCGCGCGCTGTCGTGCGCTTTTGCATGCGTGTAGACGGCTTCGATCAGCGCTCGCCCGATGCCACGGCCGCGCTGGTCGGGGGCCGCGAACAGATCCTGCAGATAGCAGACCATGCCCTGCATCGTCGTGTTGCGGTGGTAGATGAGGTGCGCCAAGCCCACGAGCTTGGCGCCGTCTTCGGCGACGAGTGCGTGCATGGGCTCGGCTGGATCGAGAAAGCGCTCGAACGTGGTCGCCGTCATTTCGGGCGCGATCGCGCTCGGCCCGACGCGTTCGTAGAACGCATTGTAGCCGTCCCACAGCGTGCTCCATTGCGCGCGGTCTTCGGCGCGCAACGCACGGACGATTGGGGCAGCCGCGCTCAATCGACGGCCGCGAGATCCGGCAGGCCGCGCCATTGCTGGGCATGGTCGAGGCCGTAGCCGACGACGAAGCGGTCCGGGATCGTGAAAGCCACAAAATCGGCCTGAAGCGGGATCACGCGACGCGTGGGCTTGTCGGCGAACACGGCGACCTTGACCGGATTGCCGCCGAGCCCTTCGAGCAGCGATTTGGCGAAACTCAATGTGCGTCCGGAATCGAGAATGTCGTCGATCAGGAGCACGGGCTGACCACGCAGATTTTCGGGCAGCGTGCCGAGGACCCGCACCTGGCCCGAGCTTGTGGTGGCGTCGCCGTAGCTTTTGAGATTCACGAACTCGACGCGCGGATGCACGTTGCGCTTGGCGAGTGCCCGCATGAGGTCGGCCGTGAACACGAACGCGCCGTTGAGGATCGAGATAATCGTGAACTCGGCCGGGATCGCAACCGCAATCTCGCCGGCCAGGGCTTCGACGCGGTCGGCAATTTCGGCGGCGGAATGGAGCGTTTCGCGCGGAGCAAGGGCCATGGGTTTAGAAACTACCAAGAAAAGGGTTGCTGCAAAGGGATCGGGCCGCTAAGCCCAACCCCATGTTCGCCCATCCGACCGAGCCTGCGCAAGCGCGCCGCCTGTGGTTTGCCGATCTCGTCGTTCTGGCGGTGGTCCTCGGCGCGTTTTTGCTCGCGTTCTTGGGTGCAAGGCCGCTCGGCGTGCCCAGCGAAGCGCGCTATGCCGAACTCGGCCGCGAAATCGCGGCGACCGGCGACTGGATCACGCCGCGCATCAATGGCGTCAAATATTTCTTCAAGCCGCCGCTATTCTACTGGATCCAGGCGGTCTCGATCCATGCGCTCGGCCTCTCGGAATTCGCGCTACGCCTCGCGACCGCTTTGTTCGCATTGGGCGGCTGCCTGCTTGCCTATGTCGGCGGGCGCGCCCTGTTCGACCGGCCCACGGGCCTGCTTGCCGCGGTCGTGCTTGGCACAATGCTGCTGTGGTTCGCACTCGGGCGCATCGTCCTGCTCGACGTGCCGGTCGGCGTATTCCTGAGCTTGAGCCTGCTTGCCTTCATGCTGGCCGTGCAAGCGGCCCCCGAGAGCCGGGCACGCAAAGTTTGGCTCTACACGATGTATGCGGCGGCTGCCGCCGCGACGATGACCAAGGGCCTCATCGGCATCGTGCTGCCGGCCTTGGTGATCGGCCTGTGGATCGTGCTGACCTGGAACTGGCGCCTGCTCTTGCAGGTGCGCTTGCTCTCCGGACTCGCACTGTTTTTGGCGCTCACGGTGCCGTGGCATGTCGCTGTCGGCGTGCAGTCGCCGGAATTCTGGCATTTCTATTTCATCCGCGAGCATCTCGAGCGTTTCACCACGACCGTGCATGGCCGCTATCAGCCGTGGTGGTTCTTCGTGCCGATCATCATCGTCGGCAGCTTTCCGTGGCTCGGTTTTCTCGGCCAAGCGCTCGTGCGCAATCTGCGCGATTCGGCCGTGGCGGGTCCGCATCGCGCGGTGGAGCTTTATCTCGCACTTTGGTTCTGGGCGATCCTGCTGTTCTTCTCGATTTCGGATTCGAAGCTGATCCCTTACGTGACGCCGATCATGGTGCCGCTTGCGATCCTGATCGCGCGCTATGTGGGACCGGCTTTGCAAGCACCTGTGCCCGGCTTTGGTTTGCGCGCAGGCCTGTGGATGCTGGTGGGCTTTGCCGCCCTCGTCGCGGTGGCAGCCCTTGCCGTCGGCGTTGCGGGCCCGCAGCTGGCGAGCGGCGACCTCGCGCAAGACCTTGCTTCGGCGCGGCCCTATATGGGTTGGCTGTGCGCAGGGGCGGGGGCAACCGCAGCCGCGATGACGTTTGCGTTGCTGCGCGGCAAACGCGCACTTGCCTTAAGCCTGTCGGTGGCGGCGGCCGCCGTGCTTTATCTCGGCGTCGATACGACGATGGCCGACCATCAGCCGCGCTCGATCAAGCCGATCGCGGAAGTCTTGCGCGAAGTGGCGCAGCCCGAGGACGAGATCGTCGCCTACCGCACCTATACGCAGGACCTGCCGGTCTATCTCGGGCGCCGCATCGCCTCGATGGGCTGGTCGGGCGAACTCGATTTCGGCCGAGCGGCCGAGCCTGCGACGCAAGCGTGGATGTTCGACGACGAATCCGAATTGTGGCGCCGCTGGAATAGTGCGCGCACGGTCTATATGGTCGTGCCGCTGCCATTCGAGGCGACGGTGCGCGCGAGTGCGGGCGAACGCTATGTCGAACTTTTGCGCACGCGGCGCCATCTTCTCGTCGTCAATCGCATACCCTGATCGGGAGGGACGATGCTTCAGTACATGCCCCTCATCCTGGCCGGCGTGCTGCTCAATGCGGGCGCGCAGCTGGCGCTCAAGCAAGGCATGAATCAGATCGGCCGGTTCGAATTCGCCTGGGCAAATCTGCTGCCGATCGGCCTGCAGGTCGGTCTCAACCCGTTCGTCGCACTCGGCCTGTTCTGCTACGTGGTCAGCGTCGGGCTGTGGCTGCTCGTGCTAAGCCGTGTCGAGGTCGGGCTTGCTTATCCGATGCTGTCGATCGGCTACGTGGTCAACGCGCTCGCCGCGTGGTGGCTGTTCGGCGAGGATTTGACGGCGACGCGCATCGCAGGCATCGTCGTGATCTGCTTTGGCGTTTGGCTTTTGTCGCGTGCTTGAACCAATGGCGTCCGCATTGCCCGAGATCACCGTCGTCGTTCCCGTCTACAACGAGGAAGACAACCTTCCGCTTCTCTACCGCCGCCTGACGGCCGCCCTCGACGCGATCGGGCGGCCGTGGGAAATCCTGTTCACCGACGACGGCAGCCGCGACCGCTCGGTCGAGATCCTGAAATCCTTCCACGCCGAGCGCCCTAAAGAAGTGCGCGTGATCGAGTTCGAGCGCAATGCGGGCCAGCACATGGCGATTATGGCGGCGTTCGAGCGTGCGCGCGGGCGCATCGTCGTCACGATCGACGCCGATTTGCAGAACCCGCCCGAAGAAATCGCCAATCTCGTCGCCGCGATGGACCGCGGCCACGACGTGGTCGGCTCGATCCGCAAGGACCGCCAGGATGTGGGATGGCGAGTTTGGGCGTCGCGCGCCATGAACATCGTGCGCGAGCGCATCACCGGCATCAAAATGACCGACCAGGGCTGCATGCTGCGCGCCTACCGCGCCGACGTGGTGCAGCAGATCGTCGCGACCGGCGAGCAGACCACCTTCATACCCGCACTCGCGCAGTTCTTCGCGGCCAACCCGACCGAGATCGTGGTCGCGCATGCGCCGCGCGCGGCCGGCGAAAGCAAATACAATCTCTACCGCCTCGTGCGCCTCAATTTCGATCTGATGACCGGCTTCTCGGTCGTTCCGCTGCAGATTTTCACCATTGTCGGCATGCTGGTCAGCTTCTTCTCGCTGCTGCTGGTGGCCTATCTTGCCCTGCGCCGCATCGTGATCGGCCCGGAAGTGGACGGGCTCTTCACGCTGTTCGGCATCCTCTATTTCCTCGTGGGCGTGCTGATCACGGGGCTGGGACTCGTCGGCGAATATGTGGGGCGCATTTACCAGGAAGTGCGCAAGCGCCCGCGCTTCCGCGTGCGCGCCGTCCACGAATCGCTCGACTGAGCGCAAGGCCGTCCCGCATGCCCGGCATCGTCCTTTTCGGCTATTCCGACGTCGGTTACGAATGCCTCGATCTGCTCGTGGGCCAGGGCCGCGATGTGCGCCTTGTGGTCACGCACGAAGACTCCCCAACCGAAGCCAAATGGTTCCGTTCGGTCGCCGAGCGCGCGCGCGCGGCCGGCATTGAAACCACGACGGCCGAGATCAAGGACGATCCGACAATCGAGGCGCGCATTGCAGCCCTGGCACCGGATCTGATCCTGTCCTGCTACTATCGCCGCATGATCCCGGCGCGCATTCTCGATCACGCGCGGTTGGGGGCTTTCAACATGCACGGCTCGCTGCTGCCCAAATATCGCGGCCGTGCGCCCGTGAATTGGGCGATCCTGCACGGCGAAACCCAAGTCGGCGCCACGCTGCACCGCATGGTCAAGCGTGCCGATGCGGGCGACATCGTCGATGCCGAAGCAGTAAAGGTGGCGCCCGAGGAAACCGCCTTCGAGGCGATGGGCAAGGTCGTGGGTGCCGCGCGCCGCATTCTGGAACGGCAGATCGACGCCTTGCTGGCCGGCAGGGCTCCGCAAACGCCGCAGGACGAGGCGCAAGCCACCTATTTCGGCGGCCGCACGCCCGAGGACGGGCGCATCGACTGGACATGGCCGGCTTCCCGCATCGTCAATCTCGTGCGCGCCGTGGCCGCCCCCTTTCCTGGGGCCTTCAGCGACGGGACCGGCGGGCGCTTGTTCGTGTGGCGTGCGCGAAAAGCATCGGGCGCAGGCGTTCCTGGTACGGTTTTGACGACGGCACCGCTCGTTGTGGCCTGCGGCGATGGGGCGATCGAAATCCTCGAAGCGAGCCTCGGTGCGGGGGCCACGGTTCCAGGGGCCGCACAGGGGCTAGCCGTGGGCGCCCGGATCGGCTAGAAGGCGCCATCGTTTTTGCGGGGAGCAAATTGGCGTGAGCCTTAAAATTCTCATTCTGGGCGTCAACGGATTCGTCGGTTCGAACCTGTCCGAGCGCATTCTGAAGACCACCGACTGGTCGGTCTACGGCATGGATATTCGCCAGGACAAGATCGAAGACCTGATCGGCAATCCGCGCTTCCACTTCGTCGAAGGCGACATCACGATTAACCGCGAATGGGTCGAGTACCACGTCAAGAAGTGCGACGTGATCCTTCCGCTCGTCGCGATCGCTACGCCGGCGACCTACGTGCAGCATCCGCTCAAGGTCTTCGAACTCGATTTCGAAGCCAATCTCGCGATCGTGCGCGATTGCGTGAAGTACGACAAGCGCGTGCTGTTCCCGTCCACCTCCGAAGTCTACGGCATGTCGACCGACACGCCGTTCGACGAGGAGACGTCGAATTTTGTGCTCGGCCCCATCCACAAGCAGCGCTGGATCTATTCGTGCTCCAAGCAGCTCCTTGACCGCGTGATCTACGCCTACGGTGCGAAGGGCGAGCTGCGCTACACGCTGTTCCGCCCGTTCAACTGGATCGGCCCCAAGCTCGACAATATCTGGGCCGCCAAAGAAGGCTCGTCGCGCGTGCTGACCCAATTCGTGGGCAACATCGTGCGCGGCGAAAACATCAGCCTCGTGGCCGGCGGGGCGCAGCGCCGCTGCTTCCTCTATATCGACGATGCGCTGGACGCGATGGTGCGCATCATCGCCAACAAGGACGGCTGTGCGGACGGGCGTATCTTCAATATCGGCGATCCGCGCAACGACTATTCGATGCGTGCGTTGGCCGAAACGCTGCTCGACGTGATCCAGCAGTACGACGGTTATGCCGACGTGAAGTCGCGCATCAAGCTCGTCGACGTCGATCCCGACGGCTACTACGGCAAGGGCTACGAAGACATCCAGGTGCGCGTGCCGTCGATCGAAAACGCCGCCAAGTATCTGGGCTGGACGCCGACCACGGATCTGCGCACGGCCCTCAAACTCACGCTCGACTACTATCTGCTGGCGGGCCGCAAAGACACGGGCGATCTGACCGGCACGCCGGTGTGACGGCCGCGATGGCGGAATCGCCGCGGCTTGCGATCAAGATCGATGTCGATACCGATCGCGGGACCCGCGAAGGGATCGCGCCGCTCGCCCGCATTCTCGACCGCCATCGCATTCGCGGCACGTTTCTTTATTCGATGGGCCCCGACAATACCGGGCGCGCCATTCGCCGCGTGTTCCGGCCCGGTTTTTTCAGCAAGGTCAGCCGCACTTCGGTCGTCAAGATCTACGGGCTGCGCACGCTGATGAACGGCGTGCTGCTGCCGGGACCGGACATCGCCAAGCGCAATGCCGCAACCATGCGCGCGGTCGCGGCCGGGCACGAGGCGGGCATCCATTGCTGGGACCATGTGCGCTGGCAAGACGGGCTTGCGCGCATGGACTTGGCCGACGTGCGCGCCGAGTTCGCAAAGGCGCAGGATGCTTTCCAAACTGTGTTCGGTAAACCGGCGCGTACGGCGGGTGCGGCGGGCTGGCAGGCCGACGAAAAGAGCCTGGCGGTGTACGACGAAGCCGGGCTCGATTACGGCTCGGACGCGCGCGGCACGTCGGCCTTTGTGCCGGTCGTCGGCAGCCATGTTTTCGCCACGCCGCAGATCCCGACGACCCTGCCCACGCTCGACGAGCTGATTGGCCGGCCCGAATATCCGCTCGACCGGCTCGTCGATTTCTATCTCGACAGCTTGGTGCCGGGTGCGCTCAACGCCTTCACAGGCCATGCCGAGCTCGAGGGCATGCAATATCTCGACTGGTTTGCGGCCTTTCTGGCGGCGGCAGAAAAACGTGGTGTCGTCTTCGTCAATCTCGCCGACGAGGCCGCAATTTTTGCCGACAAAATGCCGCGGCGCGCGCAGTTTTTGCAGGGGTCCATCGACGGGCGGAGCGGCACCCTGGCGCTGCAGGGGCCATTCGTCTAGCATCCGGCGAATCTTGCAAGAGGCTGCTCCTTGATTTTCCGTTGTTTTCTGGCGATCGCGATTCTGCTGCTGCTGCCGACCGTGCTCTTCGCGCAGACGCCGAAGCCTGGGACACGTGTGTCCTTTCAGTCGGGTACGTCGACCGTGATCGAAGGCTACGAGGGCGGCCTCACGAAAACCTCGAACGGCGACGTGTGGCTCGGCTTCATCGATCGTCCTTCGAACGCCGAATTGACCAAGGGCAATCTGGACAATTTCGAGTTCCGCACCGGCAACACGTTGAATTTCGAATATGCGCGGCGCCAGGGCAACCGCACGCCAAGCTACATTACGGTCGATCTGCGCGTGCTGCGTGCGGAATCGATGACCGTGCGCGGTGTGGCGCACGACGTCGTTGTCGTCGAAGCCACGGTCTCGTCGACCCGCCCAGTCTGGAGCTACCGCATGCAAGCCTGGGTCGATCCTAAATTGCGCTATATGCTGCGACGGGAAATTCTCGGCATGTCGGATACCACGCCCAACGTGCCTTCGGCCTTGCGCGCCAACAACATCCTTCCCCCGCCCTAACGGCGGCTCCGTCCTTCCGGCGGCTGCGTGCGGCTCTTCCGCTTGGCGGTCGATTCCGGCATATTCCTTTTTTAGTCGGAGACGCCAGACCATGCCCCCGTCCGATTCGACCGATGCGATCCCGCCCGTCGAGGCGCCCCCCTCAGCGACCGGCAAGCGCTCCCATATCGTCCTCACCTCGCACCCGACGCGCAGCGGGCCGCAGCCCGTGCGCATCGAGTGGGGTGCAGGCGGTGCTCAAGCGCGCGGGCCCGTGATCGGCACCGTCACCAATCCGCAGCAGCGTAACGTTATCGGCACGCATTCGGGCAGTTACATGCTGTACCGCGCACTCGCCGTGGCGGCGGGTGCGCTCTCGCCCTTGCACAAGCCAGATCTTACGAACACCGCACCGGCCGAGCCGATCGGCCCGTTCGCGCAATGGTCGGATCCCGAAAAAATCGTCAGCATCGATCCCTACGGCCATATGGTCGGCGACGTG
Above is a genomic segment from Magnetospirillum sp. containing:
- a CDS encoding iron ABC transporter permease; translated protein: MSLAAQPLLAETRIAAAERRKGRILFGAAAVAVLLVLVDLGTGPGDIALRDVLRALANPSEVDIRLGVIVWDIRLPVALQACLLGAMLGLAGAQMQTILDNPLADPFTLGVSSAAGVGASIAIVTGLSLIPGTGPFLVSANAFVFAFGAALLVFFFSVARGATSETMILFGIALMFAFNALLAMLQYRASETQLVQIVFWMMGSLQRATPERLAAGFAILAAVGGVMWRRRWALTAMRFGDDRAASLGVDPRRLRLETLLLVAVLSATSVSYAGVIGFIGLVGPHIARLAVGEDQRWFAPLSAVCGAALLSAASIAAKSITPGVIYPIGIVTALVGVPVFLSIIGSRRSAGR
- a CDS encoding ABC transporter substrate-binding protein produces the protein MARTQMVASFGRRRFLGGAAAGTALLAAPAIASTGVEVVDIAGRTVSLKAPARRIILGEGRLMYGFSVLQPAKPFERLVGWGDDMALFDPGTYRQYRTKHPSGDKVPRFGSAVNSDFSVERAIAVNPDLVLFPLSAYQRQVQAGTFDKLQRAGIPAAVVDLREALAQNTQPSIEIMGALLGLDGEAAAFNRFYLRETRRVSSAVWNIPANKRTTVFMERAAGFDPNNCCMTFGNANLGVTLQDAGGINWGAARFPGIGGTASPEAILTLDPEAIIGTGADWSESTPGSSGVPFGYETTQAQVQAALKALAERPGWSALRAVRSKRFYSIYHQFYTSPAHLVAMQVFAKWLYPEQFAGLDPDAVWQEYHARFSPIPLSGVFWAQLA
- a CDS encoding GNAT family N-acetyltransferase — protein: MSAAAPIVRALRAEDRAQWSTLWDGYNAFYERVGPSAIAPEMTATTFERFLDPAEPMHALVAEDGAKLVGLAHLIYHRNTTMQGMVCYLQDLFAAPDQRGRGIGRALIEAVYTHAKAHDSARVYWQTQAGNATARRLYDRVAKHYGFIVYRRDL
- a CDS encoding phosphoribosyltransferase family protein, whose protein sequence is MALAPRETLHSAAEIADRVEALAGEIAVAIPAEFTIISILNGAFVFTADLMRALAKRNVHPRVEFVNLKSYGDATTSSGQVRVLGTLPENLRGQPVLLIDDILDSGRTLSFAKSLLEGLGGNPVKVAVFADKPTRRVIPLQADFVAFTIPDRFVVGYGLDHAQQWRGLPDLAAVD
- a CDS encoding phospholipid carrier-dependent glycosyltransferase; translation: MFAHPTEPAQARRLWFADLVVLAVVLGAFLLAFLGARPLGVPSEARYAELGREIAATGDWITPRINGVKYFFKPPLFYWIQAVSIHALGLSEFALRLATALFALGGCLLAYVGGRALFDRPTGLLAAVVLGTMLLWFALGRIVLLDVPVGVFLSLSLLAFMLAVQAAPESRARKVWLYTMYAAAAAATMTKGLIGIVLPALVIGLWIVLTWNWRLLLQVRLLSGLALFLALTVPWHVAVGVQSPEFWHFYFIREHLERFTTTVHGRYQPWWFFVPIIIVGSFPWLGFLGQALVRNLRDSAVAGPHRAVELYLALWFWAILLFFSISDSKLIPYVTPIMVPLAILIARYVGPALQAPVPGFGLRAGLWMLVGFAALVAVAALAVGVAGPQLASGDLAQDLASARPYMGWLCAGAGATAAAMTFALLRGKRALALSLSVAAAAVLYLGVDTTMADHQPRSIKPIAEVLREVAQPEDEIVAYRTYTQDLPVYLGRRIASMGWSGELDFGRAAEPATQAWMFDDESELWRRWNSARTVYMVVPLPFEATVRASAGERYVELLRTRRHLLVVNRIP
- a CDS encoding SMR family transporter gives rise to the protein MPLILAGVLLNAGAQLALKQGMNQIGRFEFAWANLLPIGLQVGLNPFVALGLFCYVVSVGLWLLVLSRVEVGLAYPMLSIGYVVNALAAWWLFGEDLTATRIAGIVVICFGVWLLSRA
- a CDS encoding glycosyltransferase, producing the protein MASALPEITVVVPVYNEEDNLPLLYRRLTAALDAIGRPWEILFTDDGSRDRSVEILKSFHAERPKEVRVIEFERNAGQHMAIMAAFERARGRIVVTIDADLQNPPEEIANLVAAMDRGHDVVGSIRKDRQDVGWRVWASRAMNIVRERITGIKMTDQGCMLRAYRADVVQQIVATGEQTTFIPALAQFFAANPTEIVVAHAPRAAGESKYNLYRLVRLNFDLMTGFSVVPLQIFTIVGMLVSFFSLLLVAYLALRRIVIGPEVDGLFTLFGILYFLVGVLITGLGLVGEYVGRIYQEVRKRPRFRVRAVHESLD
- a CDS encoding formyltransferase; this encodes MPGIVLFGYSDVGYECLDLLVGQGRDVRLVVTHEDSPTEAKWFRSVAERARAAGIETTTAEIKDDPTIEARIAALAPDLILSCYYRRMIPARILDHARLGAFNMHGSLLPKYRGRAPVNWAILHGETQVGATLHRMVKRADAGDIVDAEAVKVAPEETAFEAMGKVVGAARRILERQIDALLAGRAPQTPQDEAQATYFGGRTPEDGRIDWTWPASRIVNLVRAVAAPFPGAFSDGTGGRLFVWRARKASGAGVPGTVLTTAPLVVACGDGAIEILEASLGAGATVPGAAQGLAVGARIG
- a CDS encoding bifunctional UDP-4-keto-pentose/UDP-xylose synthase, whose translation is MSLKILILGVNGFVGSNLSERILKTTDWSVYGMDIRQDKIEDLIGNPRFHFVEGDITINREWVEYHVKKCDVILPLVAIATPATYVQHPLKVFELDFEANLAIVRDCVKYDKRVLFPSTSEVYGMSTDTPFDEETSNFVLGPIHKQRWIYSCSKQLLDRVIYAYGAKGELRYTLFRPFNWIGPKLDNIWAAKEGSSRVLTQFVGNIVRGENISLVAGGAQRRCFLYIDDALDAMVRIIANKDGCADGRIFNIGDPRNDYSMRALAETLLDVIQQYDGYADVKSRIKLVDVDPDGYYGKGYEDIQVRVPSIENAAKYLGWTPTTDLRTALKLTLDYYLLAGRKDTGDLTGTPV
- a CDS encoding polysaccharide deacetylase family protein is translated as MAESPRLAIKIDVDTDRGTREGIAPLARILDRHRIRGTFLYSMGPDNTGRAIRRVFRPGFFSKVSRTSVVKIYGLRTLMNGVLLPGPDIAKRNAATMRAVAAGHEAGIHCWDHVRWQDGLARMDLADVRAEFAKAQDAFQTVFGKPARTAGAAGWQADEKSLAVYDEAGLDYGSDARGTSAFVPVVGSHVFATPQIPTTLPTLDELIGRPEYPLDRLVDFYLDSLVPGALNAFTGHAELEGMQYLDWFAAFLAAAEKRGVVFVNLADEAAIFADKMPRRAQFLQGSIDGRSGTLALQGPFV